The Fusobacterium sp. JB019 genome has a segment encoding these proteins:
- a CDS encoding M20/M25/M40 family metallo-hydrolase, translating into MESIELIKKLSDVEGISGFEDRVNNLAKKELKDIYNIEEDSMRNLYINNVEKSKRKKPVVMLDAHSDEVGFMVQSIEPNGFLKFITIGGWSNQQIPAHKVKVLNSEGEYIEGIISSIPPHFTSSENKGKVTDIKDMFIDVGTTSYEETVKDFKIEIGAPVVPDVVCTYNERSKMFLGKAFDNRVGCAAVIEIMRDIKDGDLDVDVVGVFSSQEEIGTRGAVVSSRRVLPDVAIVLEGPPADDSFRNKYNSQGTIKKGVQLRHFDPTMMANPRFIKFIKEISKKYDVKIQEAVRESGGTNASKIHLENLGIPTVVLGVPVRYTHSHYNFIAYSDYIEICKLVKGMLVELNEDVINNF; encoded by the coding sequence ATGGAAAGTATAGAACTTATAAAAAAATTAAGTGATGTAGAAGGAATTTCTGGCTTTGAAGATAGGGTAAATAATCTTGCAAAAAAAGAATTAAAAGACATTTATAATATAGAAGAAGATTCAATGAGAAATTTATATATAAATAATGTAGAAAAGAGTAAAAGAAAGAAACCTGTTGTTATGTTAGATGCTCACTCAGATGAAGTTGGTTTCATGGTTCAATCTATAGAACCTAATGGATTTTTAAAATTCATTACAATTGGAGGATGGAGTAATCAACAAATACCAGCTCATAAGGTAAAGGTATTAAATAGTGAAGGGGAATATATAGAAGGAATTATCTCTTCAATTCCACCTCATTTTACATCTAGTGAAAATAAAGGAAAGGTTACAGATATTAAGGATATGTTCATAGATGTTGGAACAACTTCTTATGAAGAAACTGTAAAAGATTTTAAAATAGAAATAGGAGCTCCAGTTGTTCCTGATGTAGTTTGTACATATAATGAAAGATCAAAGATGTTTTTAGGAAAAGCTTTTGATAATAGAGTAGGGTGCGCTGCAGTTATAGAAATAATGAGAGATATTAAAGATGGAGATTTAGATGTAGATGTAGTTGGGGTTTTCTCTTCTCAAGAGGAAATTGGAACTAGGGGAGCTGTTGTTTCAAGTAGAAGAGTTCTACCAGATGTAGCAATAGTTTTAGAAGGACCTCCTGCAGATGATAGTTTTAGAAATAAATATAATAGTCAAGGAACTATAAAAAAAGGAGTTCAACTTCGTCATTTTGATCCAACTATGATGGCAAACCCAAGATTTATAAAATTTATAAAGGAAATATCTAAAAAATATGATGTGAAAATTCAAGAGGCAGTAAGAGAAAGCGGAGGAACAAATGCAAGTAAGATTCATTTGGAAAATTTAGGAATTCCAACAGTTGTATTAGGTGTTCCTGTTCGTTATACTCATTCTCATTATAACTTTATAGCTTATAGTGATTATATAGAAATATGCAAATTAGTTAAGGGAATGTTAGTTGAATTAAATGAAGATGTGATTAATAATTTTTAG
- a CDS encoding 2-hydroxyacid dehydrogenase, which translates to MKKIAFFDFKPYDKEWFGKLNKNYEFIFIEGKLNSRTALLAKGCEAICGFAHDDIGKETIDALYDVGVRAIALRCAGFNNVDFKAAYGKINIMRVPAYSPYSVAEHAMALLLTLNRKIHKSYNRTRDFNFSLSGLMGMDLHGKTVGVIGTGKIGKIFINICKGFGMKVLAYDLYPDKKVDINYVDLDTIFKESDVISLHCPLTEETKYLLSEEAFNKMKEGVYIINTSRGGLLESEALLKALTSKKVAGAGLDVYEEEGDLFYEDFSNTIIDDDTLSLLVSKPNVLMTSHQGFFTKEALKNIAKVTIENFDEYFAGGKLTNEICYHCKGDPNSENCEKNEKGRCF; encoded by the coding sequence ATGAAAAAGATTGCTTTTTTTGATTTTAAGCCTTATGATAAGGAATGGTTTGGGAAACTTAATAAAAATTATGAATTTATATTTATTGAAGGAAAATTAAATTCTAGAACAGCTTTATTAGCTAAAGGATGTGAAGCTATTTGTGGATTTGCCCATGATGATATAGGAAAAGAAACTATTGATGCTTTATATGACGTTGGTGTTAGAGCAATTGCCTTAAGATGTGCAGGATTTAATAATGTAGATTTCAAAGCAGCTTACGGAAAAATAAATATAATGAGAGTTCCAGCTTATTCACCTTATTCAGTGGCAGAACATGCTATGGCATTATTACTTACTTTAAATAGAAAAATACATAAATCATATAACAGAACAAGAGATTTTAATTTCAGTCTTTCTGGACTTATGGGAATGGATCTTCACGGGAAGACAGTTGGAGTAATAGGAACTGGTAAAATTGGAAAAATATTTATAAATATTTGCAAAGGATTTGGAATGAAGGTGCTTGCCTATGATTTATATCCTGATAAAAAAGTGGACATAAATTATGTTGATTTGGATACTATATTTAAAGAAAGTGATGTTATATCTTTACATTGTCCATTAACAGAGGAAACAAAATATTTATTATCAGAAGAAGCCTTTAATAAAATGAAAGAAGGAGTATATATTATAAATACATCTAGAGGAGGACTTCTTGAAAGTGAAGCTTTACTAAAAGCTTTAACAAGTAAAAAAGTTGCAGGGGCAGGACTTGATGTGTATGAAGAAGAAGGAGACTTATTCTATGAAGATTTTTCAAATACAATAATAGATGATGATACTCTATCTCTACTAGTTTCTAAACCAAATGTACTTATGACCTCTCATCAAGGATTCTTTACTAAGGAAGCTTTAAAAAATATAGCAAAAGTAACAATAGAAAACTTTGATGAATATTTTGCTGGTGGAAAACTAACTAATGAAATTTGTTATCACTGTAAGGGAGATCCAAATAGTGAAAATTGTGAGAAAAATGAAAAAGGAAGATGCTTTTAA